In Pongo pygmaeus isolate AG05252 chromosome 19, NHGRI_mPonPyg2-v2.0_pri, whole genome shotgun sequence, the genomic stretch AAGCGTCCTGTGCAGGCATGTTAGGACCCAGCATCAGAGCAGATGCTGCCTGCTGTGCCCTTCATCCCTGGACTCAAGAGGGGCAAAGAGCCCAAGAGAGGCTATTACAGGCTCCGAGGTAGAGCCAGCCCAGTTGGGTCTAGGGGTGGGAACTGGGCACTGCAGTCAGCTCTGACCCTGGCCAgttcccccatccccacccccagatCTACCCAGACCCGGAGCTGGAAGTACAAGTATTGGGCCTGCCTATCCGCTGCATCCACAGTGAGGAGGGCTGCCGCTGGAGTGGGCCACTACGTCATCTACAGGTGAGGCTCTGATGTGAGGGTGGGCACCACCTCTCCCTTGGCAGGCACTAATTGCAGCCTTCCCACCCAGGGCCACCTGAATACCTGCAGCTTCAACGTCATTCCCTGCCCTAATCGCTGCCCCATGAAGCTGAGCCGCCGTGATCTACCTGCACACTTGCAGCACGACTGCCCCAAGCGGCGCCTCAAGTGCGAGTTTTGTGGCTGTGACTTCAGTGGGGAGGCCTATGAGGTGGGTGGGGTCTGGCTGAATGTGGAGGAGGGCTACCTGATGGCCTAGGCATCCCTTAACTCAGCCCCTCTGACATTTCCACAGAGCCATGAGGGTATGTGCCCCCAGGAGAGTGTCTACTGTGAGAATAAGTGTGGTGCCCGCATGATGCGGCGGCTGCTGGCCCAGCATGCCACCTCTGAGTGCCCCAAGCGCACTCAGCCCTGCACTTACTGCAGTAAGGAGTTCGTCTTTGACACCATCCAGGTGAGGCTCCTCCTGAACTGTGGGTTGCAGGGTAGGTGAAAGGGAGTCAGGATATTGACTCCTGCCTCTCTGCCTCTGTGACCCCAGAGCCACCAGTACCAGTGCCCAAGGCTGCCTGTTGCCTGCCCCAACCAGTGTGGTGTGGGCACTGTGGCTCGGGAGGACCTGCCAGGCCATCTGAAGGACAGCTGTAACACCGCCCTGGTGCTCTGCCCATTCAAAGACTCCGGCTGCAAGCACAGGGTGAGATGCCCCTTTTCCTGTCAGCCCCCTTTCGCCCTTGAAGCCCTAGACAGAGGCTCAGCTTCCTGATGCCACTTAGGCCTTGGTGGTCCCTGCTGTGCTGCTCTGAAACCCTCAGTCCTTCCCTCTGCTGCCAGCTCCAGCCTCTTCCTAACACCCTCTGTCTTCCTCACGTAGAGCTGGGTGCCTGCTACCCTGtacccactcctctcctctctctggaCCTCCCCCTACTGATaactctcctcccttcccccatggCCTGGGGCTTTGTCAACAGTGCCCTAAGCTGGCAATGGCACGGCATGTGGAGGAGAGTGTGAAGCCACATCTGGCCATGATGTGTGCCCTGGTGAGCCGGCAACGGCAGGAGCTGCAGGAGCTTCGGCGAGAGCTGGAGGAGCTATCAGTGGGCAGTGATGGCGTGCTCATCTGGAAGATTGGCAGCTATGGACGACGGCTACAGGAGGCCAAGGCCAAGCCCAACCTTGAGTGCTTCAGCCCAGCCTTCTACACACATAAGTATGGTTACAAGCTGCAGGTGTCTGCATTCCTCAATGGCAATGGCAGTGGCGAGGGCACACACCTCTCGCTGTACATTCGTGTGCTGCCTGGTGCCTTTGACAATCTCCTTGAGTGGCCCTTTGCCCGCCGTGTCACCTTCTCCCTGCTGGATCAGAGCGACCCTGGGCTGGCTAAACCACAGCACGTCACCGAGACCTTCCACCCCGACCCAAACTGGAAGAATTTCCAGAAGCCAGGCACATGGCGGGGCTCCCTGGATGAGAGTTCTCTGGGCTTTGGTTATCCCAAGTTCATCTCCCACCAGGACATTCGAAAGCGAAACTATGTGCGGGATGATGCAGTCTTCATCCGTGCTGCTGTTGAACTGCCCCGGAAGATCCTCAGCTGAGTGCAGGCGGGGTTCGAGGGGAAAGGACGATGGGGCATGACCTCAGTCAGGCACTGGCTGAACTTGGAGAGGGGGCCGGACCCCCGTCAGCTGCTTCTGCTGCCTAGGTTCTGTTACCCCAttttccctcccccagccaccaCCCTCAGGTGCCTCCAATTGGTGCTTCCGCCCTGGCCCCTGTGGGGAACAGGTCTTGGGGTCATCAAGGGCTGGAAACAAGTGACCCCAGGGCCTGTCTCCCTTCTTGGGTAGGGCAGACATGCCTTGGTGCCGGTCACACTCTACCTGGACTGAGGTGCCTGCTCAGGTGCTATGTCCCAAGAGCCATAAGGGGGTGGGAgttggggagggagaaagggtaGTTCAGAGTCTGTCTTGAGATctgattttttccccctttccctaGCTGTGCCCCTCTGGTTATTTATTTCCTTAGTGCCAGGAGGGCACAGCAGGGGAGCCCTGATTTTTAATAAATCTGgaattgtatttattaatttgcttCCAGCCTGACTTACCTGGGTTGGTTAGGTCCCTGGGAGGCTCAACCAAActgaaggcaaagaaagaaaggaccAGTCAGAGAAGGGCCGCTGCCTGGGTCTGGCCCCAGGATCCAGCTGCCCTGCTGGCTCGCCCTCTGATGGACGCCGGGAAAACTGCATCGGGCTTCGTGTGGAAGACGGTCCCTGCTACTGCCCTCTGTCGATGAAATGCGGGAAGTGTATGGCCTGGATGTTTCATAAGGCTGGAGTCCCTGGTCAGCCCCACCAAACTACTGCCTCTAGACCTAGGCAGGGCTTTCTTGGTCTAATGGTAATAGGTACCGACACTGCTAAGCACTTTACGTGCATTATTATTTCATTGAAAAGAACTGTCAAGTGAAATACTTTTTATCACAGTAACTGGCTTTGTGGGCTCTAGAGAAGAGTTAATGAGGCAGTGCATGTTTTGGCCCAGAGTAAGTGCTTACTTAGTGAATGCTTTCTAACTCCGAACCCCAGCCACATCCAGGGACTGGACGTTGAGCAAAAGGGGCCTTCAAGATGTTCAAGGCACTTGGATTTTCTCCTGTCTCTCATCGGCTTTTCTTACAGGCCTCAGTGGGTGCGTGTGATTATCCAGGTTTTACCTACGAAACACGAACAGAGGAGTGACTGACTTATCAGTGATTCTTCCGCGGATTCGGATAGGGCCTCGATTCTGTTTTAAACTCCAGTAGTCCCTGGAAATTGTAGCTCCCTCTAGTTTTGGCAATAGGCGTAGGTCCTTGTTGTGCTAGCTTTTGGCAAGTTTCTGAGCTACATAGGGCCTCCATTACCGTCACTGGTGAAACCCGGCTCACCTCCCAGATttgctgtaaagattaaatgaactgGTCAGCACACAGTGCCTTACTGTCTTGCCTAGCCCTGAGAAGAGGCTGTATGTACGAGAATTATTAGTAAGGGAAGGTTCAAGGACTGTAGTTCTTTCTCTTCCCATGCAGAGGctgagggtttaaaaaaaaaaaaaacttagcctcTGCTGCACACGACTAGCTagtctcaggagactgagatgggaggatggcttgagcccaggaggcagagattaaaGGGAGCCGAgcttgcgctactgcactccagcctgtgtggcagagccagaccctgtctcaaaaaaaaaggcctcgggccgggcgaagtggctcactcatgcctgtaatcccagcattttgggaggttgaggtgggcggatcacgaggtcaggagatcgagaccatcctggctaacatggtgaaactaaaaatacaaaaaaaaaaagccgggtgtggtgacacgcacctgtagtcccaactacgcgggaggctgaggcaggagaatcacttgaacccgggaggcggaggttgcagtgagccaagatcacaccattgcactccggcctggtgaTAGAgggggaataaaaaaaaaaaaaaccctttatcgGGTGACAGGACAGGACTAAGCCTCAGTGAGCCAGGCTGGGGAGGTCATCATCAGCCCAATCTTTTCAAAAAGGTCAAATTGACTTATCTAGGGAGAAATGGGGCCCTGCTGCCTAGGTGAGAAACTAGAGCTGGGCTTCACCAGATAAACTCTTGGTACGGTGATGCCTGGAGACTGGTAGAGGCAACCATGGGGTCCAGCAGCATAAATGCTTTCAGGCAACAGGCTGAAACACCATTCCAGAATCCCAACTACACAcctgaccgggcacagtggctgacgcctataatcccagcactttgggagcctgagttggagatcaccctgggcaacaaaagaagacaccctgtatctacaaaaaaatataaggagccgggcgcagtggctcacgcctgtaatcccaacactgggagccTGAGTTggagatcaccctgggcaacaaaagaagacaccccgtatctacaaaaaattataaggagccgggcgcagtggctcacacctgtaatcccaacactttgggaggccaaggagggcggatcacctgaggtcaggagttcaacaccagcctggccaacatggtgaaacacaagtctctactaaaaatacaaaaattagctgggcgtggtggcgggcgcctataatcacacctacttgggaggctgagacaggagtattgcttgaacccgggaggtagagtttgcagtgaggtagagtttgcagtgagctgagatcgcaccactgcactccagcctgggcaacaatgagcaaaactccatctcaaaaaaaaaaaaaaaaaaattagctgggcatggtggcacacacctgtagtcccagctacttgggaggcccaggcagaagaatcacttgaacctgggaggcggaggttgcagtgagctgagattgcgccactgaactccagcctgggaaacatagtgagactgcatctcaaaataaataaataaataaatacactgtCACTGCATGATTCCGGGGGTCACATTCACATAGTCTAGATGGTGCCTCCTAGAGTTGCCTGCAAACAATGGGGCTGTTAACCCCATACGCTGCAAGCCTCGCACACCTGGACCTCATTCAGTGCTAGTCGTAACTTGCAGAATTCAGGCCATGTTCTGCAATAAAATTGTGAGCTGCACTCCCCAAGGATCTACCTCAGCCCAGGAATCATTCACTGTGGAGGAAGCGCTGTACTTTACTACTGTCTAGCTCTATGCTTTTAGGCTGACTGCAGATCTTATCTGACACAGGCAGAAGACAGCTTCCTTTCACAGGCGTGGCATGAGGCATAAAGGAGTCAAAACACTTTCACAAAAGAACAccctcggccaggcacagtggctcacgcctgtaatcccagcactttgggaggttgaggcaagcggatcacaagatcaggagttcaagaccagcctgaccaacatggcaaaaccccgtttctactaaaaatacaaaaattacctgggcatggtggtgcacacgtgtagtcccagcttctcatggggctgaggcaggataatcacttgaacccgggaggtgaaggttgcagtgagctaagatcgtgccactgcctgcctgaacgacagagcaagagactatctcaagaaaaaaaaaaaagcacccccatcctggctaacatggtgaaaccccatctctactaaaaatacaaaaattagccaggcatggcgacgggtgcctgtagtcccagctactcgggaggctgaggcaggagaatggcgtgaacccaggaggcggagcctgcagtgagcctagattgcgccactgcgctccagcctgggcgacagagtgagactccgtctcaaaaaaaataaaaaaacaaaagcacccTACAGAAAAGGGTGTGCTCAAGAAGGCTGGTGCTTTAGCTCCGTCAGCACTCAAGAAGCCACCTACAGACTCTTGCCACCAAGGGTCTGATTCTACCCTCCCTGAATCCCACATCTTGTGgaatctatatgtgtatatatataatttttttttttttttgagacggagtctctttttgcccaggctggagtgcagtggcacgatttcagctcactgcgcaacctctgcctcccgggttcacaagcaattctcctgcctcagcctcccgagtagctgggattacaggcccctgccaccatgcctggctaattttttatttttagtagagacggggtttcaccatgttggccaggctggtctcaaactcctgaccttaggtgatctggcTGGCcttcacttcccaaagtgctgggattacagaggtgagccaccgtgccaagcctcgattttcttttcttctctttttttttttttttacagagtttttgctcgtcatccaggctggagtgcagtggcgcgatcttggctcactgcaacctctgcctcccaggttcaagtgattctcgtgcctcagcctcctgagtagctgggactacaggcgcccgctgccacgcctggctaatttttgtatttttagtagaaacgggttttcaccatgttggccaggctggtctcgaactcctgaccttaggtgatccagctggcctcagcctcccaaagtgctggggttacaggtgggagccaccgcacccggcctcagttttctctttttaaaaaaatatgtattttttcatttagagatgggggtctcactcctgtcacccagataCTGGCACTGCAGCCGTAAACTCTCAGGCTTGAGGAATcctaccacttcagcctcccaagtagctgggactacaagtatgtgccGTCACACCCAgctttttccaactttttttttttttttttttttgagatggagtttcactcttgttgcccaggctggagtgcaatggcgcgatctcggctcactgcaacctccacctcccaggttcaagcaactctcctgcctcagcctcccaagtagctgggattacaggcatgcgccaccatgcccagctaattttgtatttttaatagagacaaggtttctccatgtcgctcaggctggtctcgaactcccgacctcaggtgatccacctgcctgggcctcccaaagtgctgggattacaggtgtgagccactgcacccggcctacacacccaactttttacaattttttgaagagacagggtctcacccctGGGCGCAAGCAATCCACTTCAGCCACccagagctaggattacaggcatgagccaccacacccagccagaatcaACTTTTCCCTCCATTACATCTTAGCTCAAACCCAAGCTCAACAGAAGAGGAGGgtaacttcattcatttttttttttttttttctgagacgggagtctcactgtcgcccaggctggattgcagtggcataatctcggctcactgcaacctccacctcccgggttcaagcgattctcctgtctcaccctcctgactagctggaattacaggcgcgtggcaccacgcccagctaatttttgtattgttagtagagactgggttttccCATGtttgtcaggttggtcttgaactcctgacctcagatgatccacctgctttggcctcccaaagtgctgggattacaggcatgagccactgtgcctggccgcaatcacttagttgttttttttttttttttcccctctgcagacaaaaaaataaagttatccaAAATTCAACATAAGAAAACTGTAATCACCAAGAGGAGCCAGTTACATTGCAGATAACAGTGCCTATCACCTTCACCTCTGTCAGAGGTCCTCAGaatttccaaagtgttggaagtGGAAGAAGGCAGGTTTGAAGTTTTAGGTTGGGTTATTAACAAACCAGATCCccatttcttggctgggcatggtggctcacgcctgtaatctcagcactctgggaggccgaggcaggtgtatcacttgaggtcaggagttcgagatcagcctagccaacatggtgaaatcccatctctactactaatgcaaaaaattagctgggcgtggtggcaggcacctgtaatcccagctactcaggcggctgagacaggagaatcgcttgaacttgtaAGTGgtggttgcagcgagccaagatcgtgccattggactccagcctgggcgacagagcgggacttcgcctcaaacaaaacaaaacaaccagatCCCCATTTCTCAATGACTTACGACCCTTGGAATGCAAGTGGCAGGACCTTTTGGGTCTCTGGTGAGGGACAGCAAACCACACTTATCCTCAAATTTCACAGTAAGCCCACAGCAGCCCTGCCCAGGGAGAGGGCCTGTCAGCCGGGTACCCTGTGTCCAGGGTTTCATTGAAGAACTGTCTACAATCACCATAGCACCTGGCCTTAAATAATGGACTTGGAGACGGCTTCTGGTGGGATGCATATTACAGGGGGTCccccttttaaaaattaggaattaCTCCTACGAAGTGAGGTATGTTAGAAACTGTTGTAAGAAAAAGTTACCTCAAACATTCACAGCACTAAACGAATAGAACAAGGTCAGAAAGCgaggttttcttatttttactggTTTATAATAA encodes the following:
- the TRAF4 gene encoding TNF receptor-associated factor 4 isoform X2, whose amino-acid sequence is MPGFDYKFLEKPKRRLLCPLCGKPMREPVQVSTCGHRFCDTCLQEFLSEGVFKCPEDQLPLDYAKIYPDPELEVQVLGLPIRCIHSEEGCRWSGPLRHLQGHLNTCSFNVIPCPNRCPMKLSRRDLPAHLQHDCPKRRLKCEFCGCDFSGEAYESHEGMCPQESVYCENKCGARMMRRLLAQHATSECPKRTQPCTYCSKEFVFDTIQSHQYQCPRLPVACPNQCGVGTVAREDLPGHLKDSCNTALVLCPFKDSGCKHRCPKLAMARHVEESVKPHLAMMCALVSRQRQELQELRRELEELSVGSDGVLIWKIGSYGRRLQEAKAKPNLECFSPAFYTHKYGYKLQVSAFLNGNGSGEGTHLSLYIRVLPGAFDNLLEWPFARRVTFSLLDQSDPGLAKPQHVTETFHPDPNWKNFQKPGTWRGSLDESSLGFGYPKFISHQDIRKRNYVRDDAVFIRAAVELPRKILS
- the TRAF4 gene encoding TNF receptor-associated factor 4 isoform X1 produces the protein MPGFDYKFLEKPKRRLLCPLCGKPMREPVQVSTCGHRFCDTCLQEFLSEGVFKCPEDQLPLDYAKFPHPHPQIYPDPELEVQVLGLPIRCIHSEEGCRWSGPLRHLQGHLNTCSFNVIPCPNRCPMKLSRRDLPAHLQHDCPKRRLKCEFCGCDFSGEAYESHEGMCPQESVYCENKCGARMMRRLLAQHATSECPKRTQPCTYCSKEFVFDTIQSHQYQCPRLPVACPNQCGVGTVAREDLPGHLKDSCNTALVLCPFKDSGCKHRCPKLAMARHVEESVKPHLAMMCALVSRQRQELQELRRELEELSVGSDGVLIWKIGSYGRRLQEAKAKPNLECFSPAFYTHKYGYKLQVSAFLNGNGSGEGTHLSLYIRVLPGAFDNLLEWPFARRVTFSLLDQSDPGLAKPQHVTETFHPDPNWKNFQKPGTWRGSLDESSLGFGYPKFISHQDIRKRNYVRDDAVFIRAAVELPRKILS